In one Saimiri boliviensis isolate mSaiBol1 chromosome 19, mSaiBol1.pri, whole genome shotgun sequence genomic region, the following are encoded:
- the S100A11 gene encoding protein S100-A11 gives MAKISSPTETERCIESLIAVFQKYAGKDGYNYTLSKTEFLSFMNTELAAFTKNQKDPGVLDRMMKKLDTNSDGQLDFSEFLNLIGGLAMACHDSFLKAVPSQKRT, from the exons ATG gcAAAAATCTCCAGCCCTACAGAGACTGAGCGGTGCATCGAGTCCCTGATTGCTGTTTTCCAGAAGTATGCTGGAAAAGATGGTTATAACTATACTCTCTCCAAGACGGAGTTCCTGAGCTTCATGAATacagaactggctgccttcacaAAG AACCAGAAGGACCCCGGTGTCCTGGACCGCATGATGAAGAAACTGGACACCAACAGCGATGGGCAGCTAGATTTCTCCGAATTTCTTAATCTGATTGGTGGCCTAGCTATGGCTTGCCATGACTCCTTCCTCAAGGCTGTCCCTTCCCAGAAGCGGACCTGA